The Haloplanus salinarum genome includes a region encoding these proteins:
- a CDS encoding aldehyde ferredoxin oxidoreductase family protein — protein sequence MSETDLPSVYGGETLHVHLDTGESETEPIDPGDARRFLGGNGFAVKAVHDHVPSDADPLDPENILAFTVGPMNGTPFQSTSRGVVGFVSPQTDGFFDSTFGGTFPRAQKTTGFESVVLHDAAADLSYVRIGEDGAEVVPAPDLAGLDTYETCAEVGDRIAADDGVDAEDVHVIAAGPAGENLVRFACLLHDSEMREGVAGRGGAGAVLGSKNVKAVAIEEGDFRPDPAADGELRDLVGGRMGPLMAETEMLQNYGTSGLVNPINEMGKLGRRNNRVEQASREEAEAISGERIREEYVTEDTTCANCAVACGKHVTVESEGVTDGKIPEFESLFGTATMTDVFDVERVMKANDLCDRLGMDTISWGVSVAFARECYDEGLLTDDDSPYLDFGDADGLVELARRTAHREGFGDRLAEGSFRLAAELDDEAEHYLHGVKGLEFAAHSPRGLKGMSIGYATATRGGSHHDTRPTLQYDGEHAETTEGTPEFAARIQHFTALGDSLTQCRFVSEGGWGKRVTDRYRDAINAATGWDLSTDDVEGIGERIYNLERLVNVERGVARRETDTLSHRVMHEPIPEGPSEGMYCPPEELDRMLDEYYDFRGWDDDGVPTAARLDSLGIGEYAD from the coding sequence GTGTCCGAGACCGACCTCCCGTCCGTCTACGGTGGCGAGACCCTCCACGTCCACCTCGATACGGGCGAGTCCGAGACCGAACCGATCGACCCCGGGGACGCCCGCCGTTTCCTCGGGGGGAACGGCTTCGCGGTGAAGGCTGTCCACGACCACGTGCCGAGCGACGCCGACCCCCTCGACCCCGAGAACATCCTCGCGTTCACCGTCGGTCCGATGAACGGGACGCCGTTCCAGTCGACGAGTCGGGGCGTCGTCGGCTTCGTCAGCCCACAGACCGACGGCTTCTTCGACAGCACCTTCGGCGGTACGTTCCCCCGCGCCCAGAAGACGACCGGCTTCGAGTCCGTCGTCCTCCACGACGCCGCCGCGGACCTCTCCTATGTCCGGATCGGCGAGGACGGCGCCGAGGTGGTGCCGGCGCCGGACCTCGCGGGCCTGGACACCTACGAGACGTGTGCCGAAGTGGGCGACCGGATCGCCGCCGACGACGGCGTCGACGCCGAGGACGTCCACGTCATCGCCGCCGGGCCGGCCGGCGAGAACCTCGTGCGTTTCGCCTGTCTGCTCCACGACTCCGAGATGCGTGAAGGCGTCGCCGGCCGCGGCGGCGCCGGCGCCGTCCTCGGCTCGAAGAACGTCAAGGCCGTCGCCATCGAGGAGGGCGACTTCCGCCCCGACCCCGCCGCCGACGGCGAGCTCCGCGACCTCGTGGGCGGTCGGATGGGGCCCCTGATGGCCGAGACGGAGATGCTCCAGAACTACGGCACCAGCGGCCTCGTCAACCCGATCAACGAGATGGGGAAGCTCGGCCGGCGGAACAACCGGGTCGAACAGGCTTCCCGTGAGGAGGCCGAGGCGATCAGCGGCGAGCGCATCCGCGAGGAGTACGTCACCGAGGACACTACGTGTGCGAACTGCGCGGTCGCCTGCGGCAAACACGTCACCGTCGAGAGCGAGGGCGTCACCGACGGGAAGATCCCCGAGTTCGAGAGCCTCTTCGGCACGGCGACGATGACCGACGTCTTCGACGTCGAGCGCGTCATGAAGGCAAACGACCTCTGTGACCGCCTGGGGATGGACACCATCTCCTGGGGAGTCTCGGTCGCCTTCGCCCGCGAGTGTTACGACGAGGGACTCCTGACCGACGACGACTCCCCGTATCTCGACTTCGGCGACGCGGACGGGCTGGTCGAGCTCGCGCGGCGGACGGCCCACCGCGAGGGGTTCGGCGACCGCCTCGCCGAGGGGTCGTTCCGCCTCGCGGCCGAACTGGACGACGAGGCGGAACACTACCTCCACGGCGTCAAGGGCTTGGAGTTCGCCGCGCACTCGCCCCGCGGCCTGAAGGGGATGAGCATCGGCTACGCCACGGCCACCCGCGGCGGCTCGCACCACGACACCCGCCCCACGCTCCAGTACGACGGCGAACACGCCGAGACCACCGAGGGAACCCCCGAGTTCGCCGCCCGCATCCAGCATTTCACCGCCCTCGGCGACTCGCTCACCCAGTGCCGGTTCGTGAGCGAGGGCGGCTGGGGGAAACGCGTCACCGACCGCTACCGGGACGCGATCAACGCCGCGACCGGGTGGGACCTCTCGACCGACGACGTCGAGGGGATCGGCGAGCGCATCTACAACCTCGAACGCCTCGTCAACGTCGAACGCGGCGTCGCTCGCCGCGAGACGGACACCCTCTCCCACCGGGTGATGCACGAACCCATCCCCGAGGGGCCGAGCGAGGGGATGTACTGCCCGCCCGAGGAACTCGACCGGATGTTGGACGAGTATTACGACTTCCGCGGCTGGGACGACGACGGCGTCCCCACGGCCGCGCGACTCGACAGCCTCGGTATCGGCGAGTACGCGGACTGA
- a CDS encoding DMT family transporter, producing MNRDRLLAATPLLAATLWGGMYVVSKWGFDAIPPLTLVFLRVALGAAALYPIVRLTTPTRSFSRREWWRLAGLAVWLTAALSTQFVGTELTNASYGSLLTVSTPVFILALGVTALDERLTRHKAGGTLLAVAGTLVVLSGGGEGGGVVPSFTDGVVFGVALLLVSSFCFAAFTAFGKPLVRRYSALETVTYATVLSVPLFGLLVPLDVVWRPAALASVPITLPVVGAVLYLGLLSTAAAWYCWYKGMEYADASSVGVFFFAQPVVGILLGVVLLGESIGPGFFVGGTLLAAGVYVVNRADEPSDSAAPDAA from the coding sequence ATGAACCGGGATCGACTCCTCGCGGCCACCCCTCTCCTCGCGGCGACGTTGTGGGGCGGAATGTACGTCGTCAGCAAGTGGGGGTTCGACGCCATCCCGCCGTTGACGCTCGTCTTCCTGCGGGTCGCCCTCGGCGCGGCGGCGCTGTATCCGATCGTTCGGCTGACGACGCCCACGCGCTCCTTTTCCCGCCGGGAGTGGTGGCGGCTGGCCGGCCTCGCCGTCTGGCTGACGGCCGCCCTGTCCACGCAGTTCGTCGGCACCGAGTTGACGAACGCGAGTTACGGGTCGCTGTTGACCGTCTCGACGCCCGTGTTCATCCTCGCGCTCGGCGTGACCGCCCTCGACGAACGGCTCACACGGCACAAGGCCGGCGGCACCCTCCTCGCGGTCGCCGGGACCCTCGTCGTCCTCTCCGGCGGGGGTGAGGGCGGGGGCGTCGTCCCCTCGTTCACCGACGGGGTCGTCTTCGGGGTTGCGCTGTTGCTCGTCTCGTCGTTCTGTTTCGCCGCCTTCACCGCCTTCGGCAAGCCGCTCGTCCGGCGGTACTCGGCGCTCGAAACCGTGACCTACGCGACCGTCCTCTCCGTTCCCCTGTTCGGGCTGCTGGTCCCCCTCGACGTCGTGTGGCGGCCGGCCGCCCTCGCGTCCGTGCCGATCACCCTCCCCGTCGTCGGGGCCGTCCTCTACCTCGGGCTCCTCAGCACCGCGGCCGCGTGGTACTGCTGGTACAAAGGCATGGAGTACGCGGACGCAAGCAGCGTCGGCGTCTTCTTTTTCGCCCAACCCGTCGTCGGCATCCTCCTCGGGGTCGTCCTCCTCGGCGAGTCGATCGGTCCCGGCTTCTTCGTCGGCGGGACCCTCCTCGCCGCCGGCGTCTACGTCGTGAACCGCGCCGACGAGCCGTCGGACTCGGCCGCGCCCGACGCCGCGTGA
- the ubaA gene encoding SAMP-activating enzyme E1, whose amino-acid sequence MSGLSLDATQLDRYSRHIIMDEVGPEGQKRLLDSSALVVGAGGLGAPVIQYLAAAGVGHIGVVDDDVVERSNLQRQVIHGDADVGRPKVESARDFVATLNPDVDVDTHETRLDRSNADLIEGHDVVVDASDNFPTRYLVNDRARLAGVPVSHGAIYKFEGQVTTLHPDGPCYRCLFREAPEPGTVPDCATTGVLGVLPGTVGCIQATEAVKLLLDAGDPLVGRMLFYDAMDMTFDTVPYAEDPDCPVCGEDPIDSIEDVEYVDGCGIGAGAD is encoded by the coding sequence ATGAGTGGGCTCTCGCTCGACGCCACGCAGCTCGACCGGTACTCCAGACACATCATTATGGACGAGGTCGGCCCCGAGGGACAGAAGCGACTGCTGGATTCGAGCGCGCTCGTCGTCGGCGCCGGCGGGCTCGGCGCGCCGGTCATCCAGTACCTCGCGGCCGCGGGCGTCGGCCACATCGGCGTCGTCGACGACGACGTGGTCGAGCGCTCGAACCTCCAGCGTCAGGTGATCCACGGCGACGCCGACGTCGGCCGGCCGAAAGTCGAGAGCGCGCGGGACTTCGTCGCGACGCTCAACCCCGACGTCGACGTCGACACCCACGAGACTCGCCTCGACCGCTCGAACGCCGACCTGATCGAAGGTCACGACGTGGTCGTCGACGCCTCCGACAACTTCCCGACGCGCTATCTCGTCAACGACCGCGCCCGACTCGCCGGGGTTCCCGTCTCCCACGGCGCCATCTACAAGTTCGAGGGACAGGTCACGACCCTGCATCCCGACGGCCCCTGCTATCGGTGTCTCTTCCGCGAGGCGCCCGAACCGGGGACGGTCCCCGACTGTGCGACCACGGGCGTCCTCGGCGTCCTCCCCGGTACCGTCGGCTGTATCCAGGCCACCGAGGCCGTGAAGCTCCTGCTCGACGCCGGGGACCCGCTGGTCGGCCGGATGCTCTTCTACGACGCCATGGACATGACCTTCGACACCGTCCCCTACGCCGAGGATCCGGACTGTCCGGTCTGTGGCGAGGACCCCATCGACTCCATCGAGGACGTGGAGTACGTCGACGGCTGTGGCATCGGCGCCGGCGCGGACTGA
- a CDS encoding alpha/beta fold hydrolase produces the protein MRSRTVTGGDGVDIHVEERGPEDGRPLLLIHGFSQCRLAWTPQFESPLAEEYRLVAMDLRGHGESGTPAEYADSRLWADDVRAVIEGLELVDPVLVGWSYGGLVVSDYLAIHGDDALAGVVLVGAITEKGTPDADRFAGEEFVALGPGLESTDAERSVAALDSFVRLCVEGDLDDATRYRMLGYNAAVPPHVRAALQGRTVDHEATLPSVETPVLLLHGEVDPVVRPAAARKHVGLFPNARLITYDGVGHSPFLEAPDRFEADLRTFLADL, from the coding sequence ATGCGCTCACGGACGGTCACCGGCGGCGACGGCGTCGACATCCACGTCGAGGAACGCGGCCCGGAGGACGGGCGGCCGCTCCTCCTGATCCACGGGTTCTCCCAGTGTCGGCTGGCGTGGACCCCCCAGTTCGAGTCGCCGCTCGCCGAGGAGTACCGCCTCGTCGCGATGGACCTCCGTGGACACGGCGAGTCCGGGACGCCGGCGGAGTACGCCGACTCGCGGCTCTGGGCCGACGACGTCCGCGCGGTGATCGAGGGACTCGAACTCGTCGATCCAGTGCTCGTCGGGTGGTCCTACGGCGGCCTCGTCGTCTCCGATTACCTCGCCATCCACGGGGACGACGCCCTCGCCGGCGTCGTCCTCGTCGGCGCCATCACGGAGAAGGGAACACCCGACGCCGACCGGTTCGCCGGCGAGGAGTTCGTCGCTCTGGGCCCGGGTCTGGAATCGACCGACGCCGAGCGGAGCGTCGCGGCGCTCGATTCCTTCGTCCGCCTCTGTGTCGAGGGTGACCTCGACGACGCGACCCGGTATCGGATGCTCGGGTACAACGCTGCGGTGCCGCCACACGTCAGGGCCGCCCTCCAAGGGCGCACCGTCGACCACGAGGCGACGCTGCCGTCGGTGGAGACGCCGGTCCTGTTGCTCCACGGCGAGGTGGACCCCGTGGTTCGGCCGGCGGCCGCGCGGAAACACGTCGGCCTGTTCCCGAACGCGCGGCTGATCACCTACGACGGCGTCGGGCACTCCCCCTTCCTCGAGGCCCCCGACCGGTTCGAGGCCGACCTCCGGACCTTCCTCGCGGACCTGTAA
- a CDS encoding phosphotransferase family protein, which yields MTDQDTAFTPEAAVDHCRRHGVVPEGAAATARSLGGGVSNHVYEVTWEDGCVVVKRPLPNLAVEEDWPADVDRVHNEAAAIRTYASVLADADLAARVPGVVSETDDHVVAIECAPADATMWKAELLDGRVDAAVAAAVGEVLGTVHDAVADDPAVRETFADKRPFDQLRVDPYHRATARRHPDVADAIRTEIDRIMDVSRTLVHGDYSPKNVLVDRRSGAVPWVLDFEVAHWGDPAFDTAFMCNHLYIKSIYNHGAHEAYADAAARFWDAYDAAVAWDIEHETVRELAVLMLARVDGKSPVEYVEREAVADALRRVAKATLRGEAATLDEFAALAREEAAAL from the coding sequence ATGACAGATCAGGACACCGCGTTCACGCCCGAGGCGGCCGTCGACCACTGTCGACGCCACGGTGTCGTCCCCGAGGGGGCGGCGGCCACGGCGCGCTCGCTCGGCGGCGGCGTCTCCAATCACGTCTACGAGGTGACGTGGGAGGACGGCTGTGTCGTCGTGAAGCGTCCGCTCCCGAACCTCGCCGTCGAGGAGGACTGGCCGGCCGACGTCGACCGCGTCCACAACGAGGCGGCGGCGATCCGCACCTACGCGTCGGTCCTCGCGGACGCCGACCTCGCGGCCCGCGTCCCCGGCGTCGTGAGCGAGACGGACGACCACGTCGTCGCCATCGAGTGTGCGCCCGCGGACGCGACGATGTGGAAGGCGGAACTGCTCGACGGCCGGGTCGACGCCGCCGTCGCCGCCGCCGTCGGCGAGGTCCTCGGCACCGTCCACGACGCCGTGGCCGACGACCCGGCGGTCCGCGAGACGTTCGCCGACAAGCGCCCCTTCGATCAGTTGCGCGTCGACCCTTACCACCGCGCGACGGCCCGGCGTCATCCCGACGTGGCCGACGCCATCCGGACGGAGATCGACCGCATCATGGACGTCTCCCGCACCCTCGTCCACGGCGACTACAGCCCCAAGAACGTCCTCGTCGACCGCCGTTCGGGGGCCGTTCCCTGGGTTCTCGACTTCGAGGTGGCCCACTGGGGCGACCCCGCCTTCGACACCGCGTTCATGTGCAACCACCTCTACATCAAGTCGATCTACAACCACGGCGCGCACGAGGCGTACGCGGACGCGGCCGCCCGGTTCTGGGACGCCTACGACGCCGCCGTCGCGTGGGACATCGAACACGAGACGGTGCGGGAACTCGCGGTGTTGATGCTCGCCCGCGTCGACGGCAAGTCGCCCGTCGAGTACGTCGAACGCGAGGCGGTCGCCGACGCGCTCCGCCGGGTGGCGAAGGCGACGCTCCGCGGCGAGGCGGCGACGCTCGACGAGTTCGCGGCGTTGGCCCGCGAGGAGGCGGCGGCGCTATGA
- the eno gene encoding phosphopyruvate hydratase, giving the protein MTDIVGVDAWEVLDSRGDPTVRVRVDTADGSGTFTVPAGASTGAHEAVERRDGGDRYGGRGVREAVAAVRDELEPVAVGRPVTDQRGVDEALADRDGTADLSRLGANAVLGVSGAVARAAAAATDRPLYESLAPSPGPGSIPLPMINVLSGGLHAAADLPIQDFLIVPTGAETYPEALETAWAVRRAAAKRLGDGEHPPSVADEGGFVPDVADADAAFETLAGAVRDAGFEPARDDVAFAVDVAATHFHDPDRDRYALGDTAVDRGAMIDRVASWVGDYPLVSVEDPLAEDDWKGWARLADRVGDRVQLLGDDLLATNPDRLERAVDGGVANAVLVKPNQAGTITRARRVLERAQAAGWAPVVSARSGETCDSTIADLAVACDAGQIKIGSLARSERLAKYNRLLGIDRSSDGGFAGAAALAP; this is encoded by the coding sequence ATGACCGACATCGTCGGCGTCGACGCGTGGGAGGTGCTCGACTCGCGGGGCGACCCCACGGTCCGCGTCCGGGTCGACACCGCCGACGGGTCGGGGACGTTCACCGTCCCCGCCGGGGCCAGCACGGGCGCCCACGAGGCCGTCGAGCGACGCGACGGCGGCGACCGCTACGGCGGGCGGGGCGTCCGCGAGGCCGTCGCGGCGGTCCGCGACGAACTCGAACCGGTTGCGGTCGGGCGACCAGTGACCGACCAGCGGGGCGTCGACGAGGCGCTCGCCGACCGCGACGGCACCGCGGACCTGTCCCGCCTCGGCGCCAACGCCGTCCTCGGCGTCTCGGGCGCCGTCGCCCGCGCCGCGGCCGCCGCGACCGACCGCCCGCTCTACGAATCGCTGGCCCCGTCGCCGGGGCCGGGATCCATCCCGCTTCCCATGATCAACGTGCTCAGCGGCGGCCTCCACGCCGCGGCCGACCTGCCGATCCAGGACTTCCTGATCGTGCCAACGGGCGCCGAGACGTACCCCGAGGCCCTGGAGACGGCGTGGGCGGTCCGCCGGGCGGCCGCGAAACGGCTCGGCGACGGCGAGCACCCGCCGTCGGTCGCCGACGAGGGCGGCTTCGTCCCCGACGTGGCCGACGCCGACGCCGCCTTCGAGACCCTCGCCGGCGCCGTCCGCGACGCCGGGTTCGAGCCCGCCCGCGACGACGTGGCGTTCGCGGTGGACGTCGCGGCGACGCATTTCCACGACCCCGACCGCGACCGGTATGCGCTCGGCGACACAGCGGTCGATCGCGGGGCGATGATCGACCGCGTGGCTTCGTGGGTCGGCGACTACCCCCTCGTCTCGGTCGAGGACCCGCTGGCCGAGGACGACTGGAAAGGGTGGGCGCGGCTGGCCGACCGCGTCGGCGACCGCGTCCAGTTGCTCGGCGACGACCTGCTGGCGACGAACCCCGACCGTCTGGAGCGGGCGGTCGACGGCGGCGTCGCCAACGCGGTCCTCGTCAAGCCGAACCAGGCGGGGACCATCACCCGGGCGCGGCGGGTCCTCGAACGCGCGCAGGCGGCCGGGTGGGCGCCCGTCGTCTCCGCCCGATCCGGCGAGACCTGTGATTCGACCATCGCCGACCTCGCCGTCGCCTGCGACGCGGGACAGATCAAGATCGGATCGCTCGCCCGGTCGGAACGCCTCGCGAAGTACAACCGACTGCTCGGGATCGACCGATCGTCCGACGGCGGCTTCGCCGGCGCGGCGGCGCTCGCGCCGTAG
- a CDS encoding DUF6293 family protein, protein MNVAERVHVMPFGFEHDRIVEPAREYRADRVILLDWLAPDVERPSYHDDVLAALAAAGIETERRDCELFDLYDSIATVAEIATAEATPDGEDDVANEVYVNLATGSKITAIGGMIACMVTEAAHPYYVRAERYASGTEPVGYGMELAVDLPTYPMDRPDDQQVAVLCRLADEGPHSKKALIRFGADRELPFIRDCDRPFDGSGKPTKQSYARLRRHVVDPLQERGFVAVEPAGTARRVRTTEAGRNAARAFGYVRDT, encoded by the coding sequence ATGAACGTCGCCGAGCGCGTCCACGTGATGCCGTTCGGGTTCGAACACGACCGGATCGTCGAACCCGCACGAGAGTACCGCGCCGACCGCGTGATCCTGCTGGACTGGCTCGCTCCGGACGTCGAACGCCCGTCGTACCACGACGACGTGCTCGCGGCGCTGGCGGCGGCCGGCATCGAGACCGAGCGCCGCGACTGCGAGCTGTTCGACCTCTACGACTCCATCGCGACGGTCGCCGAGATCGCAACCGCCGAGGCCACCCCCGACGGCGAGGACGACGTCGCCAACGAGGTGTACGTGAACCTCGCGACGGGGAGCAAGATCACCGCCATCGGCGGCATGATCGCGTGTATGGTGACCGAGGCCGCCCACCCCTACTACGTCCGCGCGGAGCGGTACGCCTCGGGGACGGAGCCGGTGGGCTACGGGATGGAACTCGCCGTCGACCTGCCGACCTACCCGATGGACCGCCCCGACGACCAGCAGGTCGCCGTGCTGTGCCGGCTCGCCGACGAGGGACCGCACTCGAAGAAGGCGTTGATCCGCTTCGGCGCCGACCGGGAACTGCCCTTCATCCGGGACTGCGACCGGCCGTTCGACGGGTCGGGGAAGCCGACCAAGCAGTCCTACGCACGGCTCAGGAGACACGTCGTCGATCCGCTCCAGGAACGGGGGTTCGTGGCCGTCGAACCCGCCGGAACCGCTCGGCGCGTGCGGACGACCGAGGCCGGCCGGAACGCAGCCCGGGCCTTCGGCTACGTCCGTGACACCTGA
- a CDS encoding histidine kinase N-terminal 7TM domain-containing protein, translating to MALEPSSAVAYTLLFVVATAGCVAGTVRARRIEDAETRRGLVVLLATSGAWAASHASLLVLPGRGPKTVVYLVGLIFGFSTVFAWLYFCSAYTGRTYHRQRAYRRAGIALYLVVVAVKVTNPIHHLYFTTGFVTEPFPHLAIQQGLFHWIVTGLSYTLAAVGMFALFEAFVEADYDTRSLAVLVALAGAPVVLDILGFASPLLIDMIHAPLGVAAFAVGVLFVFEDRFFAVQLTGGVEGATVFLDDDRRIREFNGAARRLFPALDDAAGEPIESLPSVAAALDDDRGVVDVDVDGERRHYVVSENDFDIGQGSLSRIVVFTDVTRIERQRRELERHDRQLEDLSTGMRHELRNAVTIIQGNVRWAIDRLEDGSVEDARGALRTATDTTDRTTRLMNDFATLAQYGQTMADTTTVDVAETARTAWADVEHEAASLTVEGTPSVEADPTRFEVLLQRAFEFLVDNGATTVTVARHDGEVTITGDGDPPGDDSDRYFDYGDAAAHGAVGTALPLVRTLAQVHGWGASIDADYREGIRIVLSIADVSPVDE from the coding sequence TTGGCCCTCGAACCGTCGTCGGCCGTCGCGTACACGCTGCTGTTCGTCGTGGCGACCGCCGGCTGTGTCGCCGGCACCGTCCGCGCTCGACGGATCGAGGACGCCGAGACGCGCCGCGGGCTCGTGGTCCTGCTCGCCACGAGCGGGGCCTGGGCCGCCAGCCACGCGAGCCTGCTGGTCCTGCCCGGCCGCGGCCCGAAGACGGTGGTGTATCTGGTCGGACTCATCTTCGGGTTCAGCACCGTCTTCGCGTGGCTCTACTTCTGTTCGGCGTACACCGGCCGCACCTACCACCGACAGCGGGCGTACCGCCGCGCGGGGATCGCCCTCTATCTCGTCGTCGTCGCCGTGAAGGTCACCAACCCCATCCATCACCTCTATTTCACCACGGGCTTCGTCACGGAGCCGTTCCCGCATCTGGCGATCCAGCAGGGCCTCTTTCACTGGATCGTAACCGGCCTCTCGTATACGCTCGCGGCCGTCGGCATGTTCGCCCTGTTCGAGGCGTTCGTCGAAGCGGACTACGACACCCGATCGCTCGCAGTCCTGGTCGCGCTCGCGGGCGCACCGGTCGTGCTCGACATCCTCGGGTTCGCGTCGCCGCTGTTGATCGACATGATCCACGCGCCCCTCGGAGTGGCGGCCTTCGCGGTCGGCGTCCTGTTCGTCTTCGAGGACCGCTTTTTCGCGGTCCAGCTCACCGGCGGCGTCGAGGGGGCGACCGTCTTCCTCGACGACGACCGCCGCATCCGCGAGTTCAACGGGGCGGCCCGCCGGCTGTTTCCCGCCCTCGACGACGCGGCCGGCGAGCCCATCGAGTCGCTCCCGTCGGTGGCGGCGGCGCTGGACGACGACCGCGGCGTGGTCGACGTCGACGTCGACGGCGAGCGCCGACATTACGTGGTGAGCGAGAACGACTTCGACATCGGCCAAGGGTCGCTCTCGCGGATCGTCGTCTTCACCGACGTGACCCGGATCGAACGCCAGCGGCGCGAACTCGAACGCCACGACCGGCAACTCGAGGACCTCTCGACGGGGATGCGCCACGAACTCCGGAACGCGGTGACGATCATCCAGGGGAACGTCCGATGGGCCATCGACCGGCTCGAGGACGGATCCGTCGAGGACGCACGCGGCGCGCTCCGGACGGCCACCGACACGACCGACCGGACCACCCGCCTGATGAACGACTTCGCGACGCTCGCACAGTACGGGCAGACGATGGCCGATACCACCACCGTCGACGTCGCCGAGACGGCGCGGACAGCCTGGGCGGACGTCGAACACGAGGCCGCGTCGCTGACCGTCGAGGGGACCCCGTCGGTCGAGGCGGACCCGACGCGCTTCGAAGTGCTCCTCCAGCGGGCCTTCGAGTTCCTCGTCGACAACGGCGCGACGACGGTGACGGTCGCCCGCCACGACGGCGAGGTGACGATCACGGGCGACGGCGATCCGCCCGGCGACGATTCGGATCGGTACTTCGACTACGGCGACGCGGCGGCCCACGGCGCCGTCGGGACCGCCCTTCCCCTGGTGCGCACGCTCGCACAGGTCCACGGCTGGGGGGCGAGCATCGACGCGGACTACCGGGAGGGGATCCGGATCGTCCTGTCGATCGCGGACGTGTCGCCCGTGGACGAATGA
- a CDS encoding cold-shock protein — MATGTVDFFNDTGGYGFIETEDADDDVFFHMEDVGGPDLEEGQELEFEIEDSPKGPRATNVVRL; from the coding sequence ATGGCAACTGGTACGGTCGATTTCTTCAACGACACTGGCGGTTACGGCTTTATCGAGACTGAGGACGCGGACGACGACGTGTTCTTCCACATGGAGGACGTTGGCGGTCCGGACCTCGAAGAAGGACAGGAACTCGAATTCGAGATCGAGGACTCCCCCAAGGGTCCGCGCGCGACCAACGTCGTTCGCCTGTAA